Proteins encoded together in one Synechococcus sp. BL107 window:
- a CDS encoding lecithin retinol acyltransferase family protein: protein MATADHLQVPRRHGLFNHHGIDLGDGTVAHYLEGREILRSPISEFSQGEVVSVMDHTDASPAGVTVRRAMSRLGEQNYNLLFNNCEHFATWCKTGRHRSVQVDSVVDRARKWSQKMPSALLSGLDLLVRRGVLDDNTRQIASQGLAKLDQLRQTLLQKLEALLQQIGSDGNKQLLLTGQSLADELAAVEDLQRKIDALLNQPRKLPGSKAE from the coding sequence TTGGCCACTGCTGACCACCTCCAGGTTCCGCGTCGTCATGGCCTTTTCAACCATCACGGCATCGACCTTGGCGACGGCACTGTTGCCCATTATTTAGAGGGGCGCGAAATCCTGCGCAGCCCTATCTCAGAGTTCAGTCAAGGGGAGGTAGTGAGTGTGATGGACCACACCGATGCGTCTCCTGCGGGAGTCACCGTGCGTCGAGCCATGAGCCGCCTGGGCGAGCAGAACTACAACCTGCTCTTCAACAACTGCGAGCACTTCGCCACTTGGTGCAAAACCGGACGCCATCGCAGTGTGCAGGTGGACTCCGTTGTGGATCGAGCTCGGAAATGGAGTCAAAAAATGCCGTCCGCCCTTCTCAGCGGACTGGATCTTTTAGTGCGACGTGGCGTCCTAGACGACAACACCCGACAGATCGCCAGTCAAGGACTCGCCAAATTGGATCAATTGCGCCAAACGTTGCTTCAAAAGCTCGAAGCCCTGTTGCAGCAAATTGGGTCCGACGGCAACAAGCAGCTTTTGCTCACAGGACAGAGCCTTGCCGATGAACTCGCTGCCGTGGAAGACCTGCAACGGAAAATTGATGCCCTTTTGAATCAACCCCGCAAGCTTCCGGGCTCGAAGGCTGAGTAG
- a CDS encoding DNA polymerase III subunit gamma/tau: MSSTYQPLHHKYRPQRFDQLVGQEAITATLGNALTSNRIAPAYLFSGPRGTGKTSSARILARSLNCQNSDGPTPEPCGTCDLCRTIASGTALDVIEIDAASNTGVDNIRELIERSRFAPVQARWKVYVVDECHMLSTAAFNALLKTLEEPPPQVVFVLATTDPQRVLPTILSRCQRFDFRRIPLDALEQHLTWIAEQESIAIQPEAIHVVAQRSQGGLRDAESLLDQLSLLPPPIEANAVWDLLGAVPEQELLALAQAMTSSEPVALLEATRNLLDRGRDPGSVLQGLAGVLRDLVLMAAAPNRPELTGVSPQFRDQLPDLAKSIGRSRLLQWQAQLRGAEQQLRQSVQPRLWLEVLLLGLLAEPISPAEATAPRTPQSKPVSAAPPSQVAVTATASASASVPAPTPTPTAATAPAPQTPSPAQVKTPELPAVAASTPTPPTSDTNLPELWQQILGSLELPSTRMLLSQQAQLVRLDANRAVVQVAGNWMGMVQSRASLLEQAVGKALGGSRQLIIEASTGVMPPLAAPPAPVVQPTPTAPAPLETERPQLPTTAVVPAVVDAPKPITPLATNQLAPSHPTPPEPVQTQPSSAGMPPAPAQNSANTSPPSGLDRQAKNLADFFNGQVLDVDSDGIN, encoded by the coding sequence ATGAGTTCTACCTATCAGCCGCTGCATCACAAATATCGTCCGCAACGCTTTGACCAGCTTGTGGGGCAGGAAGCGATAACCGCCACCCTCGGCAATGCGCTGACCAGCAACAGAATTGCACCGGCTTATCTATTCAGCGGCCCACGCGGCACGGGTAAAACCTCTAGTGCGCGGATTCTGGCGCGCTCCCTCAATTGTCAAAACAGTGATGGGCCAACACCGGAGCCCTGCGGGACTTGCGATCTCTGCCGCACGATCGCTTCGGGTACAGCCCTCGATGTGATCGAAATTGATGCCGCCTCCAACACCGGCGTCGACAACATCCGGGAGTTAATCGAGCGGTCGCGCTTTGCACCGGTTCAAGCCCGCTGGAAGGTGTACGTGGTGGATGAATGCCACATGCTCTCCACGGCAGCCTTCAACGCCCTGCTCAAGACGCTGGAAGAACCACCTCCCCAGGTGGTGTTCGTGCTGGCCACCACCGATCCACAACGGGTGCTCCCGACCATCCTTAGCCGCTGCCAACGGTTCGATTTTCGACGGATTCCCCTCGATGCGCTGGAACAGCATCTGACTTGGATCGCCGAACAGGAATCCATCGCCATCCAACCCGAAGCCATCCACGTCGTGGCCCAACGATCCCAAGGTGGATTGCGCGATGCGGAAAGCCTGCTGGATCAACTCAGCCTGCTGCCGCCACCGATTGAAGCCAATGCCGTTTGGGATCTGCTGGGAGCGGTACCAGAACAAGAACTCCTAGCGCTGGCGCAGGCCATGACCAGCTCTGAGCCAGTAGCCCTGCTCGAGGCCACCCGCAACTTGCTGGACCGCGGCCGTGATCCTGGCTCTGTCCTACAGGGACTAGCAGGAGTGCTGAGGGATTTGGTGCTGATGGCTGCCGCCCCCAATCGTCCAGAGCTCACGGGGGTGTCGCCCCAGTTTCGCGATCAGCTGCCTGATCTGGCCAAAAGCATTGGACGGTCGCGGCTATTGCAATGGCAAGCGCAATTGCGCGGAGCGGAACAGCAATTGCGTCAAAGCGTGCAACCCCGCCTATGGCTCGAAGTGCTGTTGCTTGGGCTTTTGGCGGAACCAATCTCGCCCGCAGAAGCAACCGCACCAAGAACGCCCCAATCCAAACCAGTCTCTGCGGCACCCCCTTCTCAAGTTGCAGTCACTGCAACTGCATCTGCATCTGCGTCTGTACCTGCACCGACTCCAACGCCTACTGCAGCGACAGCCCCAGCTCCTCAAACCCCGTCACCAGCGCAGGTGAAAACACCGGAACTTCCCGCAGTGGCAGCGTCAACACCCACTCCACCCACGAGTGACACCAACCTGCCGGAGCTGTGGCAGCAAATCTTGGGCAGCCTGGAATTGCCCTCCACCCGCATGCTGCTGTCCCAGCAAGCGCAGTTGGTCCGTCTCGATGCCAATCGGGCGGTCGTACAAGTAGCCGGCAATTGGATGGGCATGGTGCAAAGCCGCGCCAGCTTGCTGGAGCAAGCCGTGGGCAAGGCCCTAGGCGGGTCACGCCAATTGATCATCGAAGCCAGCACTGGTGTTATGCCCCCCCTCGCAGCGCCGCCTGCGCCCGTCGTGCAGCCCACTCCGACAGCCCCAGCTCCTCTTGAAACTGAGCGCCCTCAACTTCCCACCACAGCGGTTGTTCCAGCTGTCGTTGATGCACCAAAGCCCATCACACCGCTCGCCACAAACCAGTTAGCTCCATCCCACCCGACTCCACCCGAGCCAGTTCAGACCCAACCATCGAGTGCCGGTATGCCTCCAGCACCAGCACAAAATTCTGCAAACACCAGCCCACCATCGGGTCTCGACCGGCAAGCCAAAAATCTGGCTGATTTCTTTAATGGCCAAGTCCTGGACGTGGATAGCGATGGAATCAACTAA
- a CDS encoding exo-alpha-sialidase, translating to MLSAFAHAIDRHGDLAWGQILVTPFELGAWSLLEPKGDQNHAPQLCWIRPDLLGCVWMAGGGEGTAGMSVYLSLLSSEQGSWGVPQCISQDLERSEQNPLLFLSDGVLHLIHSAQRVRDPSDRTWAEAQSSFSMQWTAVLRHQTLKIDVIDLGRPESWEGQAWSAAKDLIETPAFCRHPPHRLADGTWLLPIYRSLEQGGSFGHDHSEVLQLDAAGVPMGSPFAVPESTGRVHGSIVPSADGTTLHQFLRSRLADWVYCSTSEDAGLSWSSPQSTDLPNNNSSIQACRLESGRLALIFNRFGFLPDPNDPDASSAWGEARWPRTRWPLSIAISADDGQSWPWIRDIDTGFGFCGPMNWDLNGQLAYPTLLEGRPGELHVAYSWAERQAIRYLSLRETDILGEMLLG from the coding sequence ATGCTTTCAGCCTTCGCCCACGCCATTGATCGCCACGGGGATTTGGCTTGGGGGCAGATTCTTGTCACCCCGTTTGAGCTGGGTGCTTGGTCGTTGTTGGAGCCGAAGGGGGATCAAAACCATGCGCCTCAGCTGTGTTGGATCCGTCCAGATCTCTTGGGTTGCGTCTGGATGGCGGGGGGTGGAGAGGGCACGGCAGGGATGTCTGTGTATCTCAGCCTGTTGTCATCTGAACAAGGGAGTTGGGGTGTTCCTCAATGCATCTCCCAGGATCTCGAGCGTTCAGAGCAGAACCCCTTGCTCTTCCTTTCAGATGGGGTTTTGCATCTGATCCACTCCGCCCAACGGGTGAGAGATCCTTCCGATCGGACTTGGGCTGAGGCGCAGTCCAGTTTTTCGATGCAATGGACAGCAGTTCTCCGCCATCAGACCCTCAAGATTGATGTGATTGACCTTGGTCGTCCGGAGAGTTGGGAGGGTCAGGCCTGGTCAGCGGCCAAAGATCTGATCGAAACCCCTGCTTTTTGTCGTCACCCTCCCCATCGATTGGCGGATGGCACCTGGTTGCTGCCGATCTACAGAAGCCTCGAACAGGGCGGCTCGTTTGGCCACGATCACTCTGAGGTGTTGCAGTTGGATGCCGCCGGGGTTCCGATGGGGTCCCCCTTTGCTGTTCCTGAAAGCACCGGGCGAGTGCATGGTTCGATTGTTCCTTCAGCTGATGGCACAACGCTGCACCAGTTCCTTCGCAGTCGACTGGCGGATTGGGTGTACTGCAGCACTAGTGAGGATGCAGGACTGAGTTGGAGTTCGCCTCAGTCCACTGATTTACCCAACAACAACAGTTCAATCCAGGCCTGTCGTTTGGAGAGTGGTCGTTTGGCCTTGATTTTCAACCGGTTTGGCTTCCTGCCAGATCCAAACGACCCTGATGCATCGTCGGCTTGGGGCGAAGCACGCTGGCCCCGCACGCGATGGCCCTTATCGATTGCGATCAGTGCAGACGATGGCCAAAGCTGGCCATGGATTCGCGACATTGATACCGGTTTTGGGTTTTGTGGACCAATGAACTGGGATCTCAATGGGCAGCTGGCCTATCCAACTTTGTTGGAGGGACGCCCCGGTGAGTTGCATGTGGCTTACTCCTGGGCCGAGCGGCAGGCGATTCGCTATCTGAGCCTGCGTGAAACCGACATCCTTGGAGAGATGCTGCTGGGTTAG
- a CDS encoding glycosyltransferase family 2 protein gives MTSTAATGDHRRAKSAAFLFACGCAGAAPHWLDPARSLWPAISLALMLGGYALRTVLRAELLRGPSTQDSPTSAPFPVGEFPTLDVVVAARDEQAVVARLVERLTALRYPTDQLSTWVIDDGSLDQTPALLDALAANHPTLNVIHRPRDAGGGKSGALNTALGQLKGEWLLVLDADAQLQDDLLERLVPYALDGGWSAVQLRKAVIDADRNWLTRSQAMEMALDAVIQSGRLTGGGVVELRGNGQLIKRSMLEASGGFNEDTVTDDLDLSFRLLTHGALVGILWDPPVQEEAVPGLSALWKQRQRWAEGGLQRFFDYWPTLTSSQLSVRQRWDLACFFLLQYGLPVVSFADLSTSVITRTPPTYWPLSIVAFSVSALAYLRGCRGANQGPPIPSPGLWNLLVAITYLGHWFVVIPWVTLKMSIFPKRLVWAKTSHGGELPVQA, from the coding sequence ATGACCTCAACCGCTGCGACTGGTGATCACCGCAGGGCGAAGTCTGCAGCGTTTTTGTTCGCCTGCGGCTGTGCTGGTGCAGCACCCCATTGGCTTGATCCCGCCCGTTCGCTCTGGCCCGCCATCAGCCTCGCGCTGATGCTGGGGGGCTATGCCCTTCGCACCGTGCTCCGTGCTGAGTTGTTGCGAGGGCCAAGCACCCAGGATTCGCCAACCTCTGCCCCCTTCCCGGTTGGAGAGTTCCCAACGCTTGATGTAGTGGTGGCAGCGCGGGATGAGCAGGCTGTGGTCGCCCGTTTGGTTGAGCGGCTCACGGCTCTGCGTTATCCAACAGATCAACTTTCCACGTGGGTGATCGACGATGGAAGCCTGGATCAAACGCCAGCCCTGCTCGATGCCCTGGCTGCGAATCACCCAACCTTGAACGTGATTCACCGGCCTCGCGATGCCGGTGGCGGCAAGTCTGGAGCGTTAAACACGGCCCTTGGACAGCTCAAAGGGGAGTGGTTGTTGGTTTTGGACGCGGATGCCCAGTTGCAGGACGATCTGCTCGAGCGACTCGTCCCTTATGCCCTGGATGGCGGATGGTCGGCAGTTCAGCTGCGCAAAGCTGTGATCGATGCCGATCGCAACTGGCTGACGCGATCCCAAGCGATGGAGATGGCACTGGATGCCGTCATTCAGTCCGGTCGCCTGACGGGCGGTGGGGTTGTTGAACTGCGGGGGAATGGTCAGTTGATCAAACGTTCGATGTTGGAGGCCAGCGGAGGGTTCAACGAAGACACCGTCACCGATGATTTGGATCTCAGTTTCCGCTTGTTAACCCACGGTGCCCTCGTGGGGATCCTTTGGGATCCACCGGTCCAAGAGGAGGCGGTTCCAGGGTTGTCGGCGCTCTGGAAGCAGCGGCAACGCTGGGCAGAAGGTGGCCTGCAGCGATTTTTTGACTACTGGCCAACGTTGACGTCGTCCCAGCTCAGTGTTCGACAGCGTTGGGATTTGGCCTGCTTCTTTTTGCTCCAGTACGGGTTGCCAGTGGTGTCCTTCGCTGATTTGAGCACCAGCGTGATCACTCGGACTCCCCCCACCTATTGGCCGTTGTCAATCGTGGCGTTCAGTGTGTCTGCGCTGGCCTACTTACGCGGTTGTCGCGGGGCGAACCAGGGTCCGCCGATTCCGTCTCCTGGTTTATGGAATTTGCTCGTGGCAATTACATATCTCGGTCATTGGTTTGTGGTGATTCCCTGGGTCACGTTGAAAATGTCGATCTTCCCGAAACGTTTGGTTTGGGCAAAAACCAGCCATGGTGGTGAGTTACCGGTGCAGGCTTGA
- a CDS encoding SpoIID/LytB domain-containing protein — protein MIRLLSFSMLLGLACGCGARELAAPSASDEVPALVTLATHRPVPRPPQLSRAEPVLWVALEDHLGSHPAAMPLQLSSAGAPLTLEDGAGGSWTAASFTVRWRSVALPEPVMLARRIAGPFASFESAERLAQRWRALGVTASVAHPNDWEVWAPQGSIAPDGTSVREWTRRVHATVEPTLDTPEGVQPIKGPLQITAPDGLRWNRGVFRGPFRLQPDAYGSWTLIEQVAVERYLEGVVPHEIGASSPVAALQAQTVLARTWALANSHRFQIDGYHLCSDTQCQVYSDPRLAGAAVRQAIAATRGRLLSRAGRPISAVYHATNGGVMAAGPEAWAMQPQPYLVAKVDGDEGWRERHTIPLQRPQHVSSLLMDRSGANGSQHPLFRWSRVITADEIRQAIDVPAQALQSPLRLNALQRGASGRVLALQIAGSGESEPVVLRLDQIRRTLRRLPSTLFVIEPQGSDRWLIRGGGFGHGAGLSQAGAIDLAWRGWPTERILRHYYPGTVYGPLPARVQSP, from the coding sequence ATGATTCGGCTGTTGTCGTTCTCGATGCTTCTTGGCCTCGCCTGCGGCTGTGGGGCGAGGGAGCTGGCTGCCCCATCAGCATCCGATGAGGTGCCGGCCCTTGTGACACTGGCCACCCATCGCCCGGTTCCTCGCCCTCCGCAGTTGTCCCGGGCGGAGCCCGTTCTTTGGGTGGCCCTTGAGGACCATCTCGGTTCCCATCCAGCGGCGATGCCGCTTCAGCTCTCGAGTGCCGGCGCTCCGCTCACGCTTGAAGATGGGGCTGGTGGGAGTTGGACTGCTGCCAGTTTCACCGTGCGCTGGCGATCGGTGGCATTGCCAGAGCCGGTGATGTTGGCGCGACGAATCGCTGGGCCGTTTGCGAGTTTCGAATCGGCGGAGCGCTTGGCCCAGCGCTGGCGAGCGCTAGGGGTGACGGCGTCTGTGGCCCATCCCAACGATTGGGAGGTTTGGGCTCCTCAGGGTTCGATTGCTCCAGACGGAACCTCGGTGCGGGAGTGGACGCGTCGTGTTCATGCCACGGTTGAACCGACCCTGGACACCCCTGAGGGTGTGCAGCCGATCAAGGGCCCTTTGCAGATCACAGCCCCCGATGGCTTGCGTTGGAACCGTGGGGTGTTCCGTGGACCGTTCCGTCTTCAGCCGGATGCCTATGGCAGTTGGACATTGATTGAGCAGGTGGCTGTTGAGCGATACCTCGAAGGAGTGGTGCCCCATGAAATTGGTGCCTCATCACCCGTTGCGGCGTTGCAAGCCCAAACCGTGTTGGCTCGGACCTGGGCTTTGGCCAACAGCCATCGCTTCCAAATCGATGGTTATCACCTCTGCAGCGATACCCAGTGCCAGGTCTACAGCGATCCGCGCTTGGCGGGGGCAGCGGTTCGGCAAGCGATTGCAGCCACCCGAGGACGATTGCTCAGTCGTGCTGGACGTCCGATTAGTGCGGTGTATCACGCCACCAACGGTGGTGTGATGGCAGCGGGCCCGGAAGCTTGGGCAATGCAGCCTCAGCCCTATTTGGTGGCAAAGGTCGATGGAGATGAGGGTTGGCGGGAGCGCCACACCATCCCGCTGCAAAGGCCTCAACATGTGTCGTCCTTGCTGATGGATCGCTCGGGAGCCAATGGATCACAACATCCCTTATTTCGTTGGAGTCGTGTGATCACGGCTGATGAAATCCGCCAGGCCATTGATGTTCCGGCTCAAGCGTTGCAATCTCCGTTGCGCCTGAACGCCTTGCAGCGGGGTGCGAGTGGTCGCGTGTTGGCGTTGCAAATTGCTGGTTCCGGTGAGTCGGAGCCTGTCGTTCTCCGCTTGGATCAGATTCGGCGCACCTTGCGTCGTTTGCCGAGCACCTTGTTCGTGATTGAGCCCCAGGGTTCGGATCGCTGGCTCATCCGAGGCGGTGGTTTTGGCCACGGCGCAGGCCTGTCTCAGGCAGGGGCCATCGATTTGGCTTGGCGGGGATGGCCCACAGAACGGATCCTGCGCCATTACTACCCGGGGACTGTCTACGGACCTCTCCCTGCGCGAGTGCAGTCCCCTTAG
- the rpmI gene encoding 50S ribosomal protein L35, producing the protein MPKLKTRKAAAKRFKATGTGKFLRRRAFRNHLLDHKTPKQKRHLGTKAVVDRTDVERVTLMMPYA; encoded by the coding sequence ATGCCCAAGCTGAAGACCCGCAAAGCTGCCGCCAAGCGGTTCAAAGCAACCGGCACTGGCAAGTTCCTTCGTCGTCGCGCCTTCCGAAATCACCTGCTGGACCACAAAACTCCAAAGCAGAAACGACACCTCGGCACCAAGGCCGTTGTTGATCGCACCGACGTTGAGCGCGTCACATTGATGATGCCCTACGCCTGA
- the rplT gene encoding 50S ribosomal protein L20, translated as MARVKRGNVARKRRNKILRLARGFRGGNGTQFRTANQRVMKALCNAYRDRRRRKRDFRRLWIARINAAARMNGVSYSRLMGGLKKADVRINRKMLAQLAVADPTSFTTVVTAAKS; from the coding sequence ATGGCCCGCGTTAAAAGAGGCAACGTCGCCCGTAAGCGCCGCAATAAAATCCTGAGGCTCGCCCGCGGCTTCCGCGGTGGCAACGGCACCCAGTTCCGCACCGCAAACCAGCGGGTGATGAAGGCGCTTTGCAATGCCTACCGCGATCGCCGTCGTCGCAAGCGCGACTTCCGTCGTTTGTGGATTGCACGCATCAATGCAGCAGCTCGCATGAACGGCGTGAGCTACAGCCGCTTAATGGGTGGTTTGAAAAAAGCGGATGTCCGGATCAACCGCAAGATGCTGGCGCAGCTGGCCGTCGCAGATCCCACCAGTTTCACAACCGTGGTGACTGCAGCGAAGAGCTGA
- a CDS encoding tetratricopeptide repeat protein, with product MNLLPQTYLLGLVGLLTVVAVIVGRQLLRVRRDEARFVQLEQAGTAASRQSADLYELGSVQLRKRLYPQAAATLKQALKRLSDEPNEARALIENALGFALAAQKDYDNAIKHYKLALRAKDDYPVAINNLAFAQEKLLKYEEAIALYKKTLELEPNNSTAKKGIKKLEKRS from the coding sequence GTGAATTTGCTGCCCCAGACCTATCTACTGGGCCTGGTCGGCCTGCTCACCGTTGTTGCGGTGATCGTTGGCCGACAGCTTCTTCGCGTTCGTCGTGATGAAGCGCGTTTCGTTCAACTTGAACAAGCTGGTACTGCAGCCTCACGGCAGTCTGCAGACCTCTATGAGCTGGGTTCGGTTCAATTACGAAAACGCCTGTACCCCCAAGCAGCTGCAACGCTCAAGCAGGCCTTAAAAAGACTGAGCGACGAGCCCAATGAAGCGCGGGCATTGATTGAAAACGCCCTGGGCTTTGCCCTTGCCGCACAAAAGGATTACGACAACGCCATCAAGCATTACAAATTGGCTTTAAGAGCGAAAGATGATTATCCAGTTGCAATTAATAATCTTGCCTTTGCGCAAGAAAAACTTCTCAAATACGAAGAAGCAATTGCACTTTATAAGAAAACATTAGAGCTCGAGCCTAATAATTCAACAGCCAAAAAAGGCATCAAAAAGCTCGAAAAGCGTTCTTAA
- a CDS encoding thiazole synthase produces the protein MVCTSNGSDPLTIGGRRFGCRLLTGTGKYPSIDCMQSSIERSACEMVTVAVRRVQTGAAGHTGLMEAIDWSRIWMLPNTAGCTNAEEAIRVARLGRELAKLAGQEDNNFIKLEVIPDSRHLLPDPIGTLHAAEALVKEGFTVLPYINADPLLAKRLEDVGCATVMPLGSPIGSGQGLNNAANIALIIENATVPVVVDAGIGVPSEAAQAMEMGADAVLVNSAIALAGDPPSMAEAMGKAVIAGRMAYSSGRLPRRGQASASSPTTGLISGKDK, from the coding sequence ATGGTTTGCACCTCTAACGGATCCGACCCCTTAACCATCGGCGGTCGACGATTTGGATGCCGCTTATTGACCGGGACAGGTAAATATCCATCCATCGACTGCATGCAAAGCAGCATTGAGCGTTCCGCTTGCGAAATGGTGACCGTGGCCGTACGCCGGGTTCAAACAGGAGCCGCCGGGCATACAGGACTCATGGAAGCCATCGACTGGTCACGCATCTGGATGCTTCCCAACACAGCGGGATGCACCAACGCCGAGGAAGCCATTCGCGTCGCGCGACTGGGGCGAGAACTCGCCAAATTGGCCGGCCAAGAGGACAACAACTTCATCAAGCTGGAGGTGATTCCAGACAGCCGACATCTCTTACCCGATCCGATTGGGACGCTTCACGCCGCAGAAGCACTGGTGAAAGAGGGATTCACAGTGCTGCCCTACATCAATGCAGACCCTCTGCTCGCGAAACGCTTAGAAGACGTTGGTTGCGCCACAGTGATGCCTCTCGGATCCCCCATCGGGTCAGGACAAGGGCTCAACAACGCCGCGAACATCGCCTTGATCATTGAAAACGCGACGGTTCCTGTCGTTGTTGATGCCGGCATCGGCGTCCCCAGCGAGGCCGCCCAAGCCATGGAAATGGGGGCCGATGCCGTCTTGGTCAACAGCGCAATTGCCCTGGCTGGTGACCCCCCATCCATGGCTGAAGCCATGGGCAAAGCGGTGATCGCTGGTCGCATGGCCTACAGCTCCGGTCGACTGCCTCGACGGGGCCAAGCCTCCGCAAGCTCTCCGACCACAGGGCTGATCTCAGGTAAAGACAAATGA
- the psb34 gene encoding photosystem II assembly protein Psb34: MQVTTEDGGLLNAFAKEPRMEVMDQNASRDRNRSSLMMLIGGSILVIGLIAITVVIS; this comes from the coding sequence ATGCAAGTCACCACGGAAGATGGCGGTCTTTTGAACGCCTTTGCCAAAGAGCCCCGCATGGAAGTGATGGATCAAAACGCCAGCAGAGACCGCAATCGCAGCTCCCTGATGATGCTCATCGGCGGGTCCATCCTGGTGATTGGGCTCATTGCAATCACGGTGGTCATCAGCTGA
- a CDS encoding NAD-dependent epimerase/dehydratase family protein, translated as MKVLVLGGDGFCGWPCAVNLADQGHEVLIVDNLSRRKIDVDLEVDSLTPITSIGERLQAWEEIGGKPMRFIHMDVAHEYQRLLDLLRDEKPNSVVHFAEQRAAPYSMKSSATKRYTVDNNVNGTHNLLAAIVESGLDIHVVHLGTMGVYGYGSHRGATIPEGYLKVEVPQPDGSRFEEEILHPASPGSVYHMTKTLDQLLFLYYNKNDKVRITDLHQGIVWGTNTEATDRDPRLTNRFDYDGDYGTVLNRFLMQAAIGYPLTVHGTGGQTRAFIHIRDSVKCVQLALDNPPEQGERVKIFNQMTESHQVGELANKVAALTGAKVNNLPNPRNEAVENDLIVDNRCFIELGLNPTTLDDGLLKEVVEIATRFSDRCDRNRILCTSAWTKDQAKAIGNAS; from the coding sequence GTGAAGGTTCTCGTTCTCGGCGGTGACGGCTTCTGCGGCTGGCCCTGTGCTGTGAACTTGGCGGATCAAGGCCACGAGGTCTTGATCGTTGACAACCTCAGTCGTCGCAAGATCGACGTCGATCTTGAGGTTGACTCTTTAACGCCGATCACCAGCATCGGAGAGCGACTCCAAGCATGGGAAGAGATCGGTGGCAAGCCGATGCGCTTCATCCACATGGACGTCGCCCACGAATATCAGCGCCTGCTCGATTTACTCCGGGATGAGAAACCAAACTCCGTTGTTCATTTCGCAGAACAGCGGGCTGCGCCCTATTCGATGAAGAGCAGCGCCACCAAGCGCTACACCGTTGATAACAACGTCAATGGCACCCACAACCTTCTTGCCGCGATCGTTGAGTCGGGTCTCGATATTCACGTGGTGCACCTCGGCACCATGGGCGTCTATGGCTATGGATCCCATCGTGGGGCGACCATTCCAGAGGGTTACTTAAAGGTGGAAGTGCCTCAGCCGGATGGCAGCCGGTTCGAAGAGGAAATCCTTCACCCAGCCAGCCCTGGCAGCGTCTATCACATGACCAAGACGCTGGATCAGCTGCTCTTCCTTTACTACAACAAAAACGACAAGGTTCGGATCACAGATCTGCACCAAGGCATTGTCTGGGGCACTAACACTGAGGCCACCGATCGAGATCCACGCCTAACCAACCGTTTCGACTATGACGGCGACTACGGAACGGTGCTGAACCGCTTCCTGATGCAAGCCGCCATCGGCTATCCCCTCACGGTGCATGGCACCGGTGGCCAAACCCGAGCCTTCATTCACATCCGAGACTCGGTGAAGTGCGTGCAGCTTGCACTCGACAACCCCCCTGAACAAGGCGAGCGCGTCAAGATCTTCAACCAGATGACCGAAAGTCACCAAGTGGGAGAACTCGCCAACAAAGTGGCTGCTCTTACCGGAGCCAAAGTGAACAACCTGCCCAATCCCCGTAATGAAGCGGTCGAAAACGATTTGATCGTGGACAACCGCTGCTTTATCGAACTCGGACTGAATCCCACCACCCTGGACGATGGACTTCTGAAAGAAGTTGTGGAGATTGCGACTCGATTCTCCGACCGCTGCGATCGCAACCGGATCCTTTGCACCTCCGCTTGGACCAAAGACCAAGCCAAGGCCATCGGCAACGCCTCCTAA